One region of Trichosurus vulpecula isolate mTriVul1 chromosome 1, mTriVul1.pri, whole genome shotgun sequence genomic DNA includes:
- the PRSS36 gene encoding polyserase-2: protein MAECGRSRSRLRLVGGSDATLGDWPWQASLFQDGFPICGGSLITESWVLSAAHCVVSNGTLSPPEEFTVYLGLQTELAMFENHTQYWNVTEILIPDNYTEAWFGSDIALLHLSEPANLTEFVQTICLPQGNHSFPHGTSCWATGWGNIREGVMLPYPGQLQELEMEIIGPSTCQCLFNYPGPFNSTIKLLPGMLCAGFKEGRRDSCQGDSGGPLVCEEAGQWFLAGITSFGHGCARRNRPGIYTAVAAYESWIQERVTGASFPEQPKPVAPAMPEEPPNNCTIALPECGSAPQPGHWPWKAILVNPTSSPCHGVMVAENWVLAPATCFLGLELDQRKWQVILPSAERVPVAHIFLNDNYTSDYDYDLALVELKVPANLTEDTRPVCLPQSQHYFLPKGRCHLAQWGPGDVPSVNNSLLEAEMMAAWWCYCLHGQEGEQVAQALMDPRILCADYQEEEEMSSCWFGSRWSLLCQESGTWFLAGVSAPTESCARPRIFSPLQLHSHWIGSVAFTAYLEDQLAWNWDPATVLTPGICPLKTKYGACGLRLETEWPWMAEVHGTRGGVCIGSLVSPSWVLAPSYCVTRQASTAAGLQVYLGTAGSQGYQVSRSVTSIRLPYSMRSRAPLVLLKLDTRVESSPSTLPVCLHSGPPPTDTGCWVLGWKDSANRVPLAAPVSILSPKSCRCLYNDTLPYGTICVQYAKEMDRFEIDSGLSLLCEEERGSWVLVGISLKGSQELFTPVGTQEAWISQTVEEASFLAEPHFISTLQDTSDLCP, encoded by the exons ATGGCTG AATGTGGTAGAAGCCGCTCCCGGCTCCGTCTTGTGGGTGGCTCCGATGCCACACTGGGAGACTGGCCGTGGCAGGCCAGTCTATTCCAGGACGGATTCCCCATCTGTGGGGGCTCCCTCATTACTGAATCCTGGGTCCTCTCTGCTGCTCACTGTGTGGTATC GAATGGGACTCTGAGTCCACCAGAGGAGTTTACAGTGTACCTGGGCTTGCAGACTGAATTGGCAATGTTTGAGAACCACACACAGTACTGGAATGTAACAGAAATTCTGATCCCAGATAATTACACTGAAGCATGGTTTGGGAGCGACATTGCCCTGTTGCATCTGTCTGAACCTGCCAACCTCACAGAGTTTGTGCAGACCATCTGCCTGCCCCAGGGCAATCACAGCTTCCCCCATGGAACCTCCTGCTGGGCCACAGGCTGGGGAAATATACGTGAAGGCG TAATGCTGCCATACCCAGGGCAGCTCCAGGAGTTGGAAATGGAGATCATTGGACCATCAACCTGTCAGTGTCTCTTTAACTACCCCGGCCCCTTCAACTCCACAATTAAGCTACTACCAGGGATGTTATGTGCTGGCTTTAAGGAAGGCAGAAGGGATTCCTGCCAG GGGGACTCAGGCGGTCCATTGGTTTGTGAGGAGGCAGGTCAATGGTTCTTGGCTGGAATCACCAGTTTTGGCCATGGCTGTGCAAGGAGGAACCGTCCAGGTATCTACACAGCTGTGGCAGCCTATGAAAGCTGGATCCAGGAACGAGTAACTGGTGCTTCCTTCCCTGAACAACCCAAGCCTGTTGCACCAGCTATGCCAGAAGAGCCCCCTAACAACTGCACCATTGCTTTGCCAG AATGTGGGAGTGCCCCCCAACCTGGTCATTGGCCCTGGAAGGCTATTCTAGTTAACCCAACATCCAGTCCCTGCCATGGGGTGATGGTAGCAGAGAACTGGGTCCTCGCACCAGCCACCTGCTTCCTTGG CCTAGAACTAGaccaaaggaaatggcaagtgaTCCTCCCAAGTGCAGAAAGGGTACCAGTCGCCCACATCTTCTTAAATGACAACTACACATCGGATTATGACTATGACTTGGCCCTTGTGGAGCTTAAAGTGCCTGCAAACTTAACTGAAGACACAAGGCCTGTGTGCTTACCCCAGTCACAGCACTACTTTCTGCCTAAGGGCCGTTGTCATCTGGCCCAATGGGGCCCTGGAG ATGTACCCTCTGTTAATAATTCCCTGTTGGAGGCTGAAATGATGGCAGCTTGGTGGTGTTATTGCCTCCATGGCCAGGAGGGGGAGCAAGTGGCTCAGGCTCTGATGGACCCTAGAATCCTGTGTGCTGACtaccaggaggaggaggagatgagcaGCTGTTGG TTCGGTAGCCGCTGGAGCCTCCTATGCCAGGAATCTGGGACCTGGTTTCTGGCAGGTGTTTCAGCACCCACAGAAAGCTGTGCTCGTCCACGCATCTTCTCCCCACTGCAACTTCACAGCCACTGGATTGGCAGTGTTGCCTTTACGGCCTACCTGGAGGATCAACTGGCCTGGAACTGGGACCCGGCAACTGTATTGACACCGGGGATCTGTCCCCTCAAAACCAAATATGGAG cttGTGGCCTTAGACTAGAGACGGAATGGCCCTGGATGGCAGAGGTGCATGGGACCAGGGGTGGAGTTTGCATAGGCAGCCTGGTGAGCCCTAGTTGGGTCCTAGCACCTTCTTATTGTGTGACCAG ACAAGCCTCCACAGCAGCTGGTCTCCAGGTTTACCTGGGTACAGCAGGATCCCAGGGCTACCAGGTGTCACGGTCAGTCACCAGCATTCGCTTGCCCTACAGTATGAGATCCAGAGCACCCCTAGTCCTCCTGAAACTAGACACCAGGGTGGAGTCCTCTCCCTCTACCCtgcctgtttgcctccattctgGACCTCCCCCAACTGACACAGGCTGCTGGGTGCTGGGCTGGAAAGACTCCGCAAACCGAG TTCCCTTGGCCGCTCCAGTCAGCATCTTATCCCCCAAAAGTTGCCGCTGCCTCTATAATGATACACTGCCCTATGGAACCATCTGTGTCCAGTATGCCAAGGAAATGGACAGATTTGAG